ACTATCTGATCAAAATTAATAATTGCCTTATCATAAATTTTTAAATTATAATAGCTGTCAGCTATATAGTATAAAACCTGGTCATTATATTTAGAATTTTTGTAAGTTTTTTGAAAATTAGTAAAGGCCTTGATAGCTTGATTGTATTCTTTAGCATCAAAAAGTGCTTTAGCTTTTTTAAATTCAGCCTCTTCAGGTGAAACAGATGGCGCTTGAGTAGTACTTGCTTGTGAAGTTTGTGATGGTTGAGCAGAAATTTGCTGTTTTAATGCGTTTACTTCAGCTTGAAGTTTATTTAGTTGCTCTTTAATTTCAGGCGAAACACCGCTATTTGTTTGAATATTTTCGATTTTTCTTGCCAGATCATCAATTCTACCTTTCAATTCCCCATATTTAACTAGCAAATCTTCGATCTTTAGATAAAGATTTGCTTGATTTGATTGAAGCGTTTTAATATCGGCAGAATTTTTTGAAATCTGATCTAATAAAGAACTATATGGATTTTCTT
The DNA window shown above is from Desulfurella sp. and carries:
- the ybgF gene encoding tol-pal system protein YbgF, with amino-acid sequence MVSLVSSAFAQENPYSSLLDQISKNSADIKTLQSNQANLYLKIEDLLVKYGELKGRIDDLARKIENIQTNSGVSPEIKEQLNKLQAEVNALKQQISAQPSQTSQASTTQAPSVSPEEAEFKKAKALFDAKEYNQAIKAFTNFQKTYKNSKYNDQVLYYIADSYYNLKIYDKAIINFDQIVNTYPKSKFASMAMLKEGLSFINLGDKIDGRFLLEKVIKTYPNSPEAKQAKVYLEKTK